A stretch of Oscillospiraceae bacterium DNA encodes these proteins:
- the tnpA gene encoding IS200/IS605 family transposase: MKIDTNSIAHTTWNCKYHIVFAPKYRRQVIYGKIKGDIGEIIRKLCEWKGVEIIEAEACPDHIHMLVSIPPKISVSSFMGYLKGKSSLMIFDRHANMKYRYGNREFWCRGYYVDTVGKNKKAIAEYIRNQLQEDLAYEQMSIKELVDPFTGEPVRASKK, from the coding sequence ATGAAAATTGACACAAATAGTATAGCACATACCACATGGAATTGCAAGTATCACATAGTATTTGCCCCGAAATATCGTAGACAGGTAATCTACGGAAAAATAAAAGGAGATATAGGAGAGATAATAAGAAAGCTATGTGAATGGAAGGGTGTAGAGATAATCGAAGCGGAAGCTTGCCCCGATCATATACACATGTTAGTGTCCATACCGCCTAAGATAAGTGTATCAAGTTTTATGGGATACCTAAAAGGAAAAAGTAGTTTGATGATATTCGATAGACACGCGAATATGAAATACAGATACGGAAACAGAGAGTTTTGGTGTAGGGGATACTATGTTGATACAGTAGGGAAGAACAAAAAGGCAATTGCCGAATACATAAGAAACCAACTCCAAGAAGATTTGGCGTACGAACAAATGAGTATAAAAGAACTCGTTGACCCGTTTACGGGTGAGCCGGTACGCGCAAGCAAAAAATAA
- a CDS encoding magnesium transporter CorA family protein, translating to MLSYFSTTNGKLGECDEFRRGCWVYMVNPNAEEIDTVCELAKIQPEYIRAALDEEEMGRVENDDGVTLILVDGPVALKDENGSVTYSTFPIGVVFTSECIITVCLKENSVLKDIADGHIRGTDPALKSRFFLKLMLALATRYLKYLKQIDKITVYIENQLYKATKNKEIVQLMALSKSLVYFSTSLKSIETTLHKLERGRLIKLYEEDEELFDDVIIEIRQAREMADIYSSILAGMIDAFASVISNNLNFAMKLLASITIIMAVPTIVSGFYGMNVQGIPLSGSFWFPVGISAVIVAIMVIILAKKKMF from the coding sequence ATGCTTTCTTATTTTTCTACAACTAACGGCAAACTCGGTGAATGCGATGAATTCCGCAGGGGATGTTGGGTATATATGGTCAACCCAAATGCGGAAGAAATTGACACGGTCTGCGAGCTTGCAAAGATCCAACCCGAATATATACGCGCCGCTCTGGATGAGGAGGAAATGGGCCGTGTCGAAAACGATGACGGTGTTACCCTCATACTTGTGGACGGACCTGTTGCCCTGAAGGATGAAAACGGTTCGGTCACGTATTCAACATTTCCTATCGGTGTAGTATTCACGAGTGAATGTATAATTACTGTTTGCCTTAAGGAAAACAGTGTGCTTAAAGATATTGCGGACGGACATATTCGTGGGACAGATCCGGCTTTAAAGAGTCGATTTTTCTTAAAGTTGATGCTTGCGCTGGCTACCCGCTATCTCAAATATCTTAAACAGATTGACAAGATAACGGTATATATCGAAAATCAGCTTTACAAGGCTACCAAAAATAAAGAGATTGTTCAGCTTATGGCGCTGTCAAAATCTCTTGTTTATTTCTCGACCTCCCTTAAATCAATCGAAACAACGCTTCACAAGCTGGAGCGCGGACGTCTTATAAAGCTTTACGAGGAAGATGAGGAGCTGTTCGATGATGTAATTATCGAGATACGTCAGGCGCGTGAAATGGCGGATATATACAGCTCTATTCTGGCAGGTATGATTGATGCGTTTGCTTCGGTAATTTCAAATAATCTTAACTTTGCCATGAAGCTTCTTGCTTCCATAACCATAATAATGGCGGTTCCAACCATAGTTTCGGGCTTTTACGGAATGAACGTTCAGGGAATACCGCTGTCGGGAAGCTTTTGGTTTCCTGTGGGAATATCGGCAGTAATTGTTGCGATAATGGTAATAATACTTGCCAAGAAGAAAATGTTCTAG
- the ftsZ gene encoding cell division protein FtsZ, which produces MPFDTNDSITTEVVKIKVLGVGGGGNNAVNKMIKNNMQGVEFLAVNTDKAALIKNSAERKIVIGEKITKGHGAGANPEIGQRAAEETLEEVLESIKDAHMLFITCGMGGGTGTGAAPVIAKAARDMGILTVGIVTKPFAFEGKKRMEQAEMGIARLRENVDSLIVIPNERLKLISETRITLLTAFDEADSVLARGVMSITELVSDTALINLDFADVTTAMKDAGLAHMGVGNGEGKEKAEIAAKMAISSPLLETSISGARAIIVNITAGPDVGLEETEIASSIVAKEAMPDATIIWGVAIDETFEDKMKVTVIATGFDKKPAQAEVAEPVVADEPVAKTEEESKPDVFNYDDPIDALVNGLMDGKKNNN; this is translated from the coding sequence ATGCCATTTGATACAAATGACAGCATAACCACAGAAGTGGTAAAAATTAAGGTTCTCGGAGTCGGCGGCGGCGGTAATAACGCTGTCAACAAGATGATCAAGAACAATATGCAAGGCGTTGAGTTCCTTGCGGTAAACACTGATAAAGCCGCTCTTATAAAGAATTCTGCAGAGCGTAAAATCGTTATAGGCGAAAAAATTACAAAGGGTCACGGCGCAGGCGCAAACCCCGAAATCGGTCAGCGTGCTGCCGAGGAAACTCTTGAAGAAGTCCTCGAATCCATCAAGGATGCACACATGCTGTTTATTACCTGCGGTATGGGCGGCGGTACCGGTACCGGTGCGGCTCCCGTAATTGCAAAGGCAGCAAGAGACATGGGTATCCTTACCGTTGGTATCGTTACCAAGCCTTTTGCTTTTGAAGGCAAAAAGCGTATGGAACAGGCTGAAATGGGTATTGCCCGCCTTCGTGAAAATGTTGACTCTCTCATTGTTATTCCCAACGAAAGACTCAAGCTCATTTCCGAAACACGCATCACTCTGCTCACTGCTTTTGATGAAGCTGACAGCGTTCTCGCACGCGGTGTTATGTCCATCACTGAACTGGTTAGCGATACAGCACTTATCAACCTTGACTTTGCGGACGTTACCACAGCAATGAAGGATGCAGGTCTTGCACATATGGGTGTTGGTAACGGTGAAGGCAAGGAGAAGGCAGAGATTGCCGCAAAAATGGCTATTTCCAGCCCGCTGCTTGAAACTTCTATCAGTGGCGCACGTGCTATTATCGTTAATATCACCGCAGGTCCCGATGTTGGTCTGGAAGAAACCGAAATCGCTTCTTCTATTGTTGCCAAAGAGGCTATGCCCGATGCAACCATTATCTGGGGTGTTGCTATTGATGAAACCTTCGAGGATAAGATGAAGGTTACCGTTATCGCAACCGGCTTCGACAAAAAGCCTGCACAGGCTGAGGTGGCTGAGCCTGTTGTTGCAGACGAACCCGTAGCTAAGACTGAAGAAGAGTCCAAGCCCGATGTTTTCAATTACGACGATCCTATTGATGCTCTCGTAAACGGACTCATGGACGGCAAGAAAAACAATAACTGA
- a CDS encoding FtsQ-type POTRA domain-containing protein: MKKGKSLEELKELREKRRARLKIMYIFLALVLVLAGGYLLATRYFVINEIIVSENEFYTAQDIISASGLKKGESIFTCNNGKLEKRLYSVRPYISSVRVSKHFPDAVEIKFEVQNGAMYLPILHETYALNRDMKVLGKVKADTPKAELRTSGVRRCIVGETAEFSDKDDGDIIKRIYGELFKAGVQDEISFIDVTDKFNIVFNYGNRFDVYIGDDELLDFKIKIFEKVIVDFPNDTGKITISENGRAVINLDDF, encoded by the coding sequence ATGAAAAAAGGAAAATCCCTTGAAGAGCTCAAAGAACTAAGAGAAAAAAGGCGCGCAAGATTGAAAATAATGTATATTTTCCTTGCGCTTGTTCTTGTGCTTGCGGGCGGGTATCTGCTGGCAACGCGGTATTTTGTGATAAATGAAATCATTGTGTCCGAAAATGAGTTTTACACAGCACAGGATATAATATCGGCAAGCGGTTTGAAAAAGGGTGAAAGTATATTCACCTGCAATAACGGCAAATTGGAAAAAAGGCTGTATTCGGTGCGCCCATATATAAGTAGTGTCAGGGTATCAAAACACTTTCCGGATGCTGTTGAAATAAAATTTGAGGTTCAGAATGGCGCTATGTATCTGCCGATACTGCACGAGACTTACGCCCTTAACAGAGATATGAAGGTTTTGGGAAAGGTTAAGGCGGATACGCCTAAGGCGGAGCTTCGTACGAGCGGTGTACGACGCTGTATCGTTGGTGAGACGGCGGAGTTTTCCGACAAGGACGACGGTGATATTATAAAGCGAATTTACGGAGAGCTTTTCAAAGCAGGCGTTCAGGATGAAATTTCGTTTATTGACGTAACCGATAAGTTCAATATAGTCTTTAATTACGGCAACCGCTTTGATGTATATATAGGCGATGATGAATTGCTTGATTTCAAAATCAAGATTTTTGAAAAAGTAATTGTGGATTTTCCCAACGACACAGGCAAAATAACAATTTCCGAAAATGGAAGAGCTGTGATAAATCTGGATGATTTTTAA
- the murG gene encoding undecaprenyldiphospho-muramoylpentapeptide beta-N-acetylglucosaminyltransferase, with protein sequence MRVLLSGGGTGGHINPALAIAKRILKSVPDAEVAFVGTPYGMENKLIPREGFKLYHVDVKGFIRKPTLKNVPILYKAVTSPFRAKKILKEFKPDIVIGTGGYASWPIVKAASKAGIPTAIHEQNAVPGVTTKMLSRYVDKVMISFKESAEYIGLPEKTVLVGNPVSPEILNADRKEAREKFGLSDKLCVLSFGGSLGAREINNNVLDFIEKYVSGNTDVVHVHAIGSYEWEKRKERVESLKGIKNAEILEYIYDMPMRMAASDVVICRAGAITLAELAVMGKPAILIPSPNVTNNHQYKNALVLKNSGAAEIIEEKYLTPDALIKAVDAIVKSPDRLEEMHRNMLSLAIRDSGERIYEIIKNLTDKK encoded by the coding sequence ATGCGTGTACTTTTAAGCGGCGGCGGAACGGGCGGACACATCAACCCCGCTCTCGCCATAGCAAAACGAATACTGAAAAGTGTTCCCGATGCCGAAGTAGCCTTTGTAGGAACGCCTTACGGAATGGAAAATAAGCTCATTCCACGCGAGGGCTTCAAGCTTTATCATGTGGACGTCAAGGGCTTCATACGAAAGCCTACTCTGAAAAATGTCCCCATACTTTATAAAGCGGTTACCTCTCCGTTTAGGGCGAAAAAAATTCTTAAGGAATTTAAGCCCGATATTGTCATCGGAACGGGCGGTTATGCAAGCTGGCCGATTGTAAAAGCGGCTTCCAAGGCAGGAATTCCTACGGCTATACACGAGCAGAATGCTGTTCCCGGTGTAACCACAAAGATGCTGTCGCGGTATGTCGATAAGGTTATGATAAGCTTTAAGGAGTCGGCTGAATATATAGGATTGCCCGAAAAGACCGTCCTTGTGGGAAATCCTGTTTCTCCCGAAATACTGAATGCTGACCGAAAAGAGGCTCGGGAAAAGTTCGGTCTCTCGGACAAACTTTGCGTTCTGTCATTCGGCGGAAGCCTTGGCGCAAGGGAAATAAACAATAATGTCCTTGATTTTATTGAAAAGTATGTTTCGGGAAATACGGATGTTGTTCACGTTCATGCCATAGGCTCCTATGAGTGGGAGAAACGCAAGGAACGTGTTGAAAGCCTTAAAGGTATAAAAAACGCCGAGATACTGGAATATATTTATGATATGCCCATGCGTATGGCGGCAAGCGATGTGGTTATTTGCCGTGCGGGTGCCATAACACTGGCAGAGCTTGCAGTAATGGGCAAGCCTGCAATACTTATACCTTCGCCAAATGTAACGAATAACCATCAATACAAAAACGCACTGGTTCTTAAGAACAGTGGTGCAGCTGAAATAATTGAGGAAAAATACCTTACTCCCGACGCCCTTATAAAAGCAGTGGACGCCATTGTGAAGAGCCCCGACAGGCTTGAAGAGATGCATAGGAATATGCTGTCGTTGGCAATACGCGATTCGGGTGAAAGAATATACGAAATAATTAAGAATTTGACGGACAAAAAATGA
- a CDS encoding cell division protein FtsW, whose product MHNNGSSHRDPKNKTNDRKPRRTAAMTATSTPKMRIEGSVDGMFLILIILLLCIGTVMVFSASYAYAQRTFDGDSFHYVRQQAIFVAAGLIGMAFVAWKIDYLWIRRCIKLLFYGSFVLLVLVLIPGVGVNVNGATRWINIGFQFQPSEVMKTALILYFADYNITHRSKDNRLAKVIYSRYYPWCKSSKYRFFRRLTPPKNRMKTFWTGIFPYALFLVVIAVLLKLQPHMSCLIIIGLETLIMMVLGQCSFKWLGAGVLAGAGGAVALLFGSAHSRERLETWMKPFSKMTYEEIKNNAWQPYQSMLAIGSGGLWGVGLGNSRQKHLFLPEPQNDYIFSILCEEMGFIFAAFVLLLFGVFIWRGFHIGFNAPDKFSKMIVIGIVAKIAVQVVLNIAVVTNVLPSTGIPLPFFSYGGTALLVLMGEMGIVLNVSKYSYTEK is encoded by the coding sequence ATGCATAACAACGGTTCTTCCCACCGTGATCCAAAAAACAAAACCAATGACCGCAAGCCCAGACGTACGGCGGCGATGACCGCTACAAGTACGCCGAAAATGCGTATTGAGGGCTCTGTGGACGGAATGTTCCTGATATTGATAATACTGCTTTTGTGCATTGGCACCGTAATGGTCTTTTCGGCAAGCTATGCCTATGCCCAAAGAACCTTTGACGGCGATAGCTTCCACTATGTAAGACAGCAGGCAATATTTGTTGCGGCAGGTCTTATCGGAATGGCTTTTGTGGCATGGAAAATAGACTATCTGTGGATACGCAGATGCATAAAGCTTCTGTTCTACGGTTCATTTGTACTTCTTGTGTTGGTTCTCATACCGGGTGTGGGTGTAAATGTCAACGGTGCGACCCGCTGGATAAATATCGGTTTCCAGTTCCAGCCGTCTGAGGTTATGAAAACGGCTCTTATTTTGTATTTTGCCGACTATAACATAACCCATCGAAGCAAGGATAATCGGTTGGCAAAAGTGATATATTCCAGGTACTATCCGTGGTGCAAAAGCAGTAAGTACAGGTTTTTCAGAAGGCTTACTCCTCCTAAAAACCGCATGAAGACTTTCTGGACCGGTATTTTCCCTTATGCTCTTTTCCTTGTGGTAATCGCAGTCCTCTTAAAGCTTCAGCCGCACATGTCCTGCCTTATAATAATAGGCCTTGAAACACTTATTATGATGGTGCTGGGTCAGTGCTCGTTCAAGTGGCTGGGGGCGGGAGTTCTCGCGGGTGCGGGCGGTGCAGTGGCATTGCTGTTCGGCTCGGCACATTCCAGAGAACGTCTTGAAACCTGGATGAAACCATTCAGCAAAATGACATACGAAGAAATTAAGAACAACGCCTGGCAACCATATCAGTCCATGCTGGCAATCGGTTCCGGTGGTCTGTGGGGTGTGGGACTCGGAAACAGCCGTCAGAAGCATCTGTTTTTGCCTGAGCCCCAGAATGACTATATCTTTTCGATACTTTGCGAAGAAATGGGATTTATTTTTGCGGCGTTTGTGCTTTTGCTGTTCGGTGTTTTCATATGGCGCGGATTTCACATCGGCTTTAATGCACCCGATAAATTCAGCAAAATGATAGTAATCGGTATAGTGGCTAAAATTGCCGTTCAGGTTGTGCTGAATATAGCGGTGGTGACAAACGTACTTCCCAGTACGGGAATACCGCTTCCGTTTTTCAGCTATGGTGGTACGGCACTTCTTGTGCTGATGGGTGAAATGGGTATAGTTCTGAACGTATCAAAATATTCTTATACAGAGAAATAG
- a CDS encoding phospho-N-acetylmuramoyl-pentapeptide-transferase, with product MSITGVSLLWFLGAMLMSFVITVILEKKYIPFLMRIKMGQNILEIGPRWHKNKQGTPTMGGIFFIAAIYITVFILSIVQAVTEGELSILILLLFMFINGLIGFADDYVKFIKKRNKGLSAMQKMVCQFAAAALFLLSMELGGYLDTSVVLPFSDIEIELGIFYYILSLFFIVFMTNSVNLTDGIDGLCASVTLVVMVLFGSMSMALSAAAGVCNITRLVLFGAIAGGMFGFLVYNFHPARIFMGDTGSLFLGSAVVGAAYLFNQPFIALVAGIIYVCESLSVVIQVISFKLTGKRVFKMSPIHHHFEMCGWGEIKIVAVFTVLTVVFSVLAYFMFV from the coding sequence ATGAGCATAACAGGAGTTTCGCTTTTATGGTTCTTGGGCGCAATGCTGATGAGCTTTGTTATTACGGTAATACTGGAAAAGAAGTATATACCGTTTCTTATGCGTATTAAAATGGGTCAGAACATACTTGAAATAGGACCCAGATGGCATAAGAACAAGCAAGGCACCCCTACAATGGGCGGTATATTTTTCATCGCCGCAATATACATAACAGTATTTATATTAAGCATCGTCCAGGCGGTGACAGAGGGCGAGCTTTCAATACTGATTCTTTTGCTTTTTATGTTTATAAACGGTCTTATCGGTTTTGCCGATGACTATGTAAAGTTTATAAAAAAACGCAATAAGGGTCTGAGTGCCATGCAGAAGATGGTGTGCCAGTTTGCGGCGGCGGCATTGTTTCTTCTGAGTATGGAACTGGGCGGATATCTTGATACATCTGTTGTTCTGCCGTTTTCGGATATAGAAATTGAACTTGGTATCTTTTATTATATACTCTCCCTTTTCTTTATTGTATTCATGACTAACAGTGTAAATCTCACCGACGGAATCGACGGACTTTGCGCCAGTGTTACCCTTGTGGTCATGGTGCTTTTCGGAAGTATGAGTATGGCTCTTTCTGCCGCTGCCGGTGTTTGCAATATTACACGTCTGGTTCTGTTTGGCGCGATAGCGGGAGGTATGTTCGGATTTCTGGTATATAATTTTCATCCCGCAAGAATTTTTATGGGCGATACAGGTTCGCTGTTCCTGGGTTCTGCGGTCGTGGGAGCGGCATATCTGTTTAATCAGCCGTTTATAGCCCTTGTGGCAGGAATTATTTATGTTTGTGAGTCGCTGTCCGTAGTTATACAGGTTATATCCTTTAAACTGACAGGAAAGCGCGTATTTAAAATGAGCCCCATACATCATCACTTTGAAATGTGCGGATGGGGCGAAATCAAAATTGTTGCTGTATTTACAGTTCTTACAGTTGTTTTTTCCGTATTGGCATATTTCATGTTCGTATGA
- a CDS encoding UDP-N-acetylmuramoyl-tripeptide--D-alanyl-D-alanine ligase — translation MKITLGEIADTLGARLYGNREKIVTAISFDSRSCNDGVLFAALKGEKRDGHEFIPSLSGSGAAVLCSTKPECEIDAVVTDDVMTALTELAKWYKSNHCNLIKTVAVTGSVGKTTTKDITACVLSSQFNTHKTAGNYNNALGVPMTLFGLDESHRVLVCEMGMSGFGEIEHLSGIACPDIGMITNIGTSHIEMLGSRENIAKAKLEIVTGMKKGSTLILNGDEPLLKERAKEFSADYKVILVGFKEHNDIHITDMECGESTHFTIKYNGVGYNACLNVPGEHNVYNALFAFCAGVECGIEPYKAAAAISDFHSYGMRQNVIEKDGIQIMADCYNASRESMCASLKVLCSEAYKAQRKIAVLGEMLELGEKSLEYHNDVGKCVAQVNPDMLFTLSGAKEIQTGALQNGYLSAKCMHFADKDELYTALCRTVKQGDMLLFKASRGVRMEEIIKKMGFEIK, via the coding sequence TTGAAAATAACCCTGGGTGAAATAGCAGATACACTTGGCGCACGTCTTTACGGCAACAGAGAAAAAATAGTAACCGCTATAAGCTTTGACTCTCGTTCCTGCAACGACGGAGTACTTTTTGCGGCACTTAAGGGCGAAAAGAGAGACGGTCATGAGTTTATACCGTCACTTTCGGGAAGCGGCGCGGCTGTGCTTTGCAGTACGAAGCCTGAATGTGAAATAGATGCAGTGGTGACAGATGATGTTATGACCGCATTGACCGAATTGGCAAAATGGTACAAATCAAATCACTGCAATCTTATAAAAACCGTAGCGGTAACAGGCAGTGTGGGAAAGACCACTACGAAGGATATTACTGCCTGTGTTCTTTCATCTCAGTTCAATACTCATAAAACTGCGGGTAATTATAATAATGCACTGGGTGTTCCCATGACGCTTTTCGGACTTGATGAAAGTCACCGCGTGTTGGTGTGCGAAATGGGCATGAGCGGATTTGGGGAAATAGAACACCTCAGCGGCATCGCCTGTCCCGATATCGGAATGATTACCAATATTGGTACATCTCATATAGAAATGCTGGGAAGCCGTGAAAATATCGCAAAAGCAAAGCTTGAAATAGTCACCGGCATGAAAAAAGGCTCCACTCTTATTCTTAACGGAGATGAGCCCCTTCTGAAAGAGCGCGCGAAAGAGTTTTCAGCGGATTACAAGGTGATACTTGTCGGTTTCAAAGAACATAATGACATACATATTACCGACATGGAATGCGGTGAGAGCACACATTTCACCATAAAATACAACGGAGTGGGATACAATGCCTGCCTCAATGTTCCGGGGGAGCATAACGTTTATAACGCGTTGTTTGCTTTTTGCGCCGGTGTGGAGTGCGGTATTGAGCCTTACAAGGCGGCAGCGGCAATATCTGATTTTCACAGCTACGGCATGAGACAGAATGTAATTGAAAAAGACGGCATACAGATTATGGCGGATTGCTATAATGCCAGCCGTGAGTCTATGTGTGCGTCACTCAAGGTGCTTTGCAGTGAAGCGTATAAGGCACAACGCAAAATTGCTGTTTTGGGTGAAATGCTCGAGCTGGGTGAGAAAAGTCTTGAGTACCACAACGATGTAGGAAAATGCGTTGCGCAGGTAAATCCTGATATGCTGTTTACGCTTTCGGGTGCAAAGGAGATTCAAACCGGAGCTTTACAAAACGGATATCTGTCCGCAAAATGTATGCATTTTGCAGATAAGGACGAGCTTTATACTGCTCTTTGCAGAACTGTCAAACAGGGCGACATGCTTTTGTTCAAGGCCAGCAGAGGAGTTCGCATGGAAGAAATAATCAAAAAAATGGGGTTTGAAATAAAATGA
- a CDS encoding UDP-N-acetylmuramoyl-L-alanyl-D-glutamate--2,6-diaminopimelate ligase — MLYNELFKDIKIIKTNIAQNLEITALSADSRKISEGTAFVCIKGAKVDAHTFIPQAVSDGAVLCVVQQGCEQPLDNVNYVMVEDTREAFALLLANFYGNPQRSFKYVIGVTGTNGKSSTTFMLKRILEQAGYKVGLIGTVKYMIGDREYVTDKTQNVLTTPDSELLFELMSEMRKENVDCLVMEVSSHAIALNKICGMHFNIAVFTNLSRDHLDFHGDMEAYRDIKAKLFENCDIGIFNNDDVQTPEMKKKCGGKIFGFALKNLKSDFMAKNIRSKGADGTEYELLTNDSIFRIKIPIPGDFSVYNSLAAASCAYVMGVKSEDIAQALVDMPGVPGRICKLDTGTPFSVIIDFAHTPDGLQNILNTINGFKGSGRSITLFGCGGDRDRTKRPLMGKVAMENSDYCIITSDNSRSEEKSAIIADILTGIKGIKTPHTVIENRTEAIEYAIDMAKPGDIILLAGKGHEEYEIDKTGKHPYSETEIVMRKVGKL, encoded by the coding sequence ATGTTATACAACGAGTTATTCAAAGACATCAAAATCATCAAAACAAATATCGCACAAAACCTTGAGATTACCGCGTTGTCGGCAGACAGCCGTAAGATTTCCGAGGGCACTGCATTCGTGTGTATAAAGGGTGCAAAGGTAGATGCGCACACATTTATACCTCAGGCGGTAAGTGACGGCGCAGTGCTGTGTGTGGTACAGCAGGGATGCGAACAACCGCTTGACAATGTCAACTATGTTATGGTTGAGGACACACGTGAGGCGTTTGCTTTACTGCTTGCCAATTTCTACGGAAATCCCCAGCGTTCCTTCAAATATGTTATAGGTGTTACGGGTACGAACGGTAAAAGCTCTACTACATTTATGTTGAAACGTATACTTGAACAGGCTGGCTATAAGGTGGGTCTTATCGGCACTGTAAAGTATATGATAGGCGATCGTGAGTATGTTACTGACAAAACGCAGAACGTGCTTACCACACCGGATTCTGAGCTTTTATTTGAACTCATGAGTGAAATGCGTAAGGAAAATGTCGACTGCCTTGTAATGGAGGTTTCAAGTCATGCCATTGCGCTGAATAAAATTTGCGGAATGCATTTCAATATTGCCGTGTTTACTAACCTTTCCCGTGACCACCTTGATTTTCACGGTGACATGGAGGCTTACCGCGATATAAAAGCCAAGTTGTTTGAAAACTGCGACATCGGAATTTTCAACAACGATGATGTCCAGACTCCGGAAATGAAGAAGAAGTGCGGCGGAAAGATATTCGGCTTTGCACTCAAAAATCTCAAGTCGGATTTTATGGCTAAGAATATACGTTCAAAGGGCGCTGACGGAACGGAATATGAGCTTTTGACCAACGACAGTATTTTTCGCATAAAGATTCCCATCCCCGGTGACTTCTCGGTATACAATTCACTTGCGGCGGCTTCCTGTGCCTATGTCATGGGTGTAAAGAGCGAGGATATAGCTCAGGCACTGGTTGACATGCCCGGTGTTCCGGGGCGCATTTGCAAGCTGGATACCGGAACCCCCTTCAGCGTTATAATCGACTTTGCACACACTCCCGACGGATTGCAGAATATTCTCAATACCATAAACGGCTTCAAGGGAAGCGGACGTTCCATTACACTGTTTGGTTGCGGAGGAGACCGCGACAGAACAAAACGCCCTCTTATGGGAAAGGTGGCAATGGAAAATTCCGATTACTGCATTATAACCTCCGATAACTCCAGAAGTGAGGAAAAATCTGCCATCATAGCAGATATCCTAACGGGAATAAAGGGAATAAAAACTCCTCATACCGTCATCGAAAACCGTACCGAAGCCATTGAGTATGCCATAGATATGGCAAAACCGGGAGATATAATCCTTCTGGCGGGCAAGGGACATGAAGAGTATGAAATTGATAAAACAGGCAAGCATCCTTATTCCGAAACCGAAATTGTAATGAGAAAGGTCGGAAAGCTTTGA